The Amaranthus tricolor cultivar Red isolate AtriRed21 chromosome 6, ASM2621246v1, whole genome shotgun sequence genome has a segment encoding these proteins:
- the LOC130815042 gene encoding protein MEI2-like 5, with protein sequence MGQGAEDSVLGSWKIPTACKSLETGTSMWNKGSNSLYHTSSDASLFSSSLPVLPHEKLSINDPGNGRQAADDGGKNLNNGDLVVEGNDLLDNDIVKHTIGFLLPGDEDELFADIANDYDFNTVSNQIDDLGEGDVFGNLGGMELENDVQDNLSLDMSMVSLSDGITSNGMLHYGPPNGMGTIAGEHPYGEHPSRTLFVRNINSNVEDSELRSLFEQYGNIRTLYTACKHRGFVMISYYDIRDARAAMRGLQNKPLRRRKLDIHFSIPKDNPSEKDINQGTLVVFNLDPSVSNEELRQIFGVYGEVKEIRETPHKKHHKFIEFYDVRHAEAALSALNRSDIAGKRIKLEPSRPGGTRRNLMLQLNHELEPEESRFRQLVGSPINNSPPGGWLQQLSSPVENNSMHTFSKSPGYRTMSPTTTNSHLPGLASILHSQASVSPKLAPIGKDFGRGSHVEQLFGSSSEQRANLQPSHSLPGLKLGSQLSGSISSFCGSTSNGSTIETLSGPQFLWGSPKTVLENSKSTAWTAQSGNPLLSNGHRHGFPYSGRHGPYVSSTQHYQQHVGSAPSGIHHLERHFGFFPESPETSYVNHGGFGSVTRVPNNGSYMMNVGPRSTLHGSIAGNMSESNSPSFRIMSSPRLSPVFLGNGLYPGQVVGLESERIRSRRFENNVNQVDSKRHFQLDLEKIASGEDTRTTLMIKNIPNKYTSKMLLTAIDENHKGTYDFIYLPIDFKNKCNVGYAFINMLSPSHIIPFYKAFNGKKWEKFNSEKVASLAYARIQGRSALIAHFQNSSLMNEDKRCQPILFHSDGNEVDEQIIQEHLLSNSFNIQNCESNVSDSDEPVGNNGKDGLDENPDRLL encoded by the exons ATGGGTCAGGGTGCTGAAGATTCCGTTTTAG GCTCTTGGAAGATTCCAACAGCATGTAAGTCACTAGAAACGGGAACTAGTATGTGGAATAAGGGTTCCAACTCGTTGTATCATACCTCAAGTGACGCATCCTTATTCTCGAGCTCATTGCCTGTTCTTCCTCATGAAAAGT TAAGCATCAATGATCCTGGGAATGGGCGGCAAGCTGCTGATGATGGCGGGAAAAACTTGAATAACGGGGACCTAGTTGTTGAGGGAAACGATTTACTTGACAATGATATTGTAAAGCACACAATTGGCTTTCTTTTACCTGGCGATGAAGACGAACTCTTTGCTGATAtagcaaatgattatgattttaataccGTGAGTAACCAAATAGATGATTTGGGGGAGGGTGATGTTTTTGGTAATTTGGGAGGTATGGAGTTAGAAAATGATGTCCAGGATAACTTGAGCTTAGATATGTCGATGGTCAGTCTCTCTGATGGCATAACTAGTAATGGAATGCTTCATTATGGCCCTCCAAATGGTATGGGAACTATTGCTGGAGAACATCCATACGGAGAACACCCTTCTCGAACACTATTTGTTCGTAATATAAATAGCAATGTTGAGGACTCTGAATTAAGAAGTCTTTTCGAG CAATACGGCAACATCCGAACTCTGTATACAGCATGCAAGCACAGAGGCTTTGTGATGATTTCTTATTACGACATTCGTGATGCGAGAGCAGCCATGCGGGGTTTACAGAATAAGCCATTGCGCCGGAGGAAACTTGACATACACTTTTCTATTCCTAAG GATAACCCATCCGAGAAGGATATCAATCAGGGAACACTAGTGGTCTTTAATCTGGATCCATCAGTTTCAAATGAGGAACTGCGTCAGATTTTTGGGGTTTATGGAGAGGTCAAAGAG ATAAGGGAAACACCGCATAAGAAGCATCATAAGTTTATTGAATTCTATGATGTGAGACATGCAGAGGCGGCACTCAGTGCATTGAATAGGAGTGACATAGCTGGAAAACGCATAAAGCTTGAACCCAGTCGCCCTGGTGGTACACGTCGAAA CTTGATGTTGCAATTGAATCATGAGCTTGAGCCTGAAGAATCACGATTTCGGCAGCTTGTTGGTTCTCCAATAAACAACTCCCCTCCTG GCGGTTGGCTACAGCAGTTGAGCAGTCCTGTTGAAAACAATTCAATGCACACTTTTAGCAAATCCCCCGGATACAGGACAATGAGCCCTACAACAACAAACAGCCATCTTCCTGGATTGGCATCAATTCTGCATTCTCAAGCATCTGTTTCACCGAAACTTGCACCGATTGGCAAAGACTTCGGCAGGGGAAGCCATGTTGAGCAATTGTTTGGCAGTAGTTCTGAGCAGAGAGCCAATTTACAGCCTTCACATTCACTTCCTGGGCTGAAGTTAGGGAGCCAGTTATCTGGCTCCATATCATCGTTTTGTGGATCCACTTCAAATGGATCTACCATTGAGACTTTATCTGGACCCCAGTTTCTTTGGGGGAGTCCCAAAACCgttttagaaaattcaaagtCAACTGCCTGGACAGCCCAATCGGGAAATCCCCTCTTGTCCAATGGACATCGGCATGGGTTTCCATATTCTGGTCGTCATGGGCCCTACGTAAGCTCAACCCAGCATTATCAGCAGCATGTTGGATCTGCTCCTTCTGGTATTCATCATCTAGAAAGGCACTTTGGCTTCTTTCCAGAATCACCAGAGACATCATATGTGAACCATGGTGGTTTTGGGAGTGTAACCCGAGTTCCTAACAATGGCAGTTACATGATGAATGTTGGTCCTCGATCCACACTACATGGTAGCATTGCGGGGAACATGTCTGAAAGTAATTCCCCTAGTTTTAGGATCATGTCTTCACCAAGACTTAGTCCTGTATTTCTTGGTAATGGTTTATATCCTGGGCAAGTTGTTGGCTTAGAGTCTGAGCGAATTCGAAGTCGACGGTTTGAAAATAATGTAAATCAGGTTGATAGCAAAAGGCACTTTCAATTAGACTTGGAGAAGATTGCAAGTGGTGAAGATACCAGGACAACgttgatgataaaaaatattccAAACAA GTATACCTCAAAGATGTTATTAACCGCTATCGATGAAAATCACAAAGGCACTTATGATTTTATCTATCTACCCATTGATTTCAAG AACAAGTGTAATGTAGGTTACGCGTTTATCAATATGCTGTCTCCATCGCACATCATCCCATTCTATAAG GCTTTTAATGGCAAGAAGTGGGAAAAATTTAATAGTGAGAAAGTAGCATCCTTGGCATATGCTCGCATTCAGGGAAGGTCAGCCCTCATTGCCCACTTTCAGAATTCGAGCTTAATGAATGAAGATAAGCGTTGTCAACCCATTTTATTCCATTCCGATGGCAATGAAGTAGATGAGCAG ATTATCCAAGAACATCTGCTTTCAAACAGTTTTAACATCCAGAATTGCGAGTCAAATGTGTCCGATTCAGACGAACCCGTTGGAAACAATGGAAAAGATGGTCTAGACGAGAATCCCGACAGACTTTTGTAG
- the LOC130815041 gene encoding uncharacterized protein LOC130815041 isoform X1, with amino-acid sequence MPSLRMKKKSSVCCLKEKYSLRVCQKSSTISKSSHVKTSQLTAESGTCCQSCQEVFASSESNIQDAGAVKATNSDEWECGEDIFKHLATSLSDSDLIEGMKLPPVSCSTDFGTIFSPTFCQIDVRDIPNSYDAAGVGIDADPFNFNTTDDSDGNNGSSSDSQTCNISDFYISDMVLAGSTFDGSFVCDDIALGNTESNIFDATQRHIMLPFLNDPMELSEILNQRPSEEAKVDCDGSSFLLAIHQIRPGEQEADRNCVDSDEEQYLDPHCFDRNLPDLSEIVPSTRPTILPKESREKKPITLVLDLDETLVHSTLEHCENADFTFKVFCNMKEHTVYVKERPHLRAFLKTVAEMFEIVIFTASQSIYAEQLLDILDPDGKLISGRAYRESCIFSNGSYIKDLTVLGHDLAKVLIVDNSPQVFRLQINNGIPIKSWFDDPSDNELMSLVSFLETLTDVDDVRPLIAKRFGNKE; translated from the exons ATGCCATCActaagaatgaagaagaagtcAAGTGTGTGTTGTCtgaaagaaaaatattcttTGCGTGTTTGTCAAAAATCGAGTACAATATCCAAAAGTTCTCATGTCAAAACTTCTCAGTTAACAGCTGAATCTGGTACTTGCTGTCAGAGCTGTCAGGAAG TTTTTGCTAGCAGTGAATCAAATATCCAGGATGCTGGAGCTGTTAAAGCAACCAACTCAGATGAGTGGGAATGTGGTGAAGACATCTTCAAGCATCTTGCCACTTCTTTGAGTGATTCTGATTTGATCGAGGGAATG AAACTACCTCCTGTGTCATGCTCCACAGACTTTGGGACAATTTTCTCTCCTACTTTCTGTCAAATTGATGTCCGAGATATACCAAACTCTTATGATGCTGCAG GAGTCGGTATTGATGCTGATCCATTTAATTTCAATACGACTGATGACAGTGATGGTAATAATGGAAGTTCATCTGACTCCCAAACTTGCAACATATCAGATTTCTACATTTCAGACATGGTTCTTGCAGGTTCGACGTTTGACGGGAGTTTTGTGTGTGATGATATTGCACTTGGTAATACGGAATCTAACATCTTTGATGCTACTCAACGACACATAATGTTGCCCTTTCTAAATGATCCCATGGAATTGAGCGAAATACTCAATCAGCGACCATCTGAAGAAGCTAAGGTGGACTGTGATGGTTCAAGTTTTTTGTTAGCTATTCATCAGATTCGTCCTGGTGAACAAGAAGCAGATCGTAATTGTGTTGACTCAGATGAGGAGCAATACTTAGATCCACACTGTTTTGATAGAAACTTGCCTGACTTGTCGGAGATCGTACCTAGTACTCGACCGACTATTTTGCCCAAGGAATCCCGGGAAAAGAAGCCCATAACTTTAGTACTTGATTTAGATG AAACCCTCGTCCACAGTACTTTGGAACATTGTGAGAATGCGGATTTTACTTTTAAAGTTTTCTGCAACATGAAAGAGCATACTGTATATGTTAAAGAAAGGCCTCATCTTCGAGCTTTCTTGAAGACAGTTGCAGAAATGTTTGAAATTGTTATTTTCACTGCCAGCCAAAGTATTTATGCAGAGCAACTTTTGGACATACTGGATCCTGATGGAAAGCTTATCTCTGGCCGAGCTTATCGTGAATCCTGCATTTTCTCTAATGGAAGCTATATTAAAGACTTGACAGTGTTGGGTCATGATCTTGCTAAAGTTCTGATAGTAGATAACTCTCCTCAG GTTTTCAGGTTACAAATCAATAATGGAATTCCAATCAAGAGCTGGTTTGATGACCCGTCAGACAATGAGCTAATGTCTTTGGTTTCATTTCTGGAGACCTTGACTGATGTTGATGATGTGCGCCCTCTTATTGCTAAGAGATTCGGTAACAAGGAATAG
- the LOC130815041 gene encoding uncharacterized protein LOC130815041 isoform X2 produces MPSLRMKKKSSVCCLKEKYSLRVCQKSSTISKSSHVKTSQLTAESGTCCQSCQEVFASSESNIQDAGAVKATNSDEWECGEDIFKHLATSLSDSDLIEGMKLPPVSCSTDFGTIFSPTFCQIDVRDIPNSYDAAGVGIDADPFNFNTTDDSDGSTFDGSFVCDDIALGNTESNIFDATQRHIMLPFLNDPMELSEILNQRPSEEAKVDCDGSSFLLAIHQIRPGEQEADRNCVDSDEEQYLDPHCFDRNLPDLSEIVPSTRPTILPKESREKKPITLVLDLDETLVHSTLEHCENADFTFKVFCNMKEHTVYVKERPHLRAFLKTVAEMFEIVIFTASQSIYAEQLLDILDPDGKLISGRAYRESCIFSNGSYIKDLTVLGHDLAKVLIVDNSPQVFRLQINNGIPIKSWFDDPSDNELMSLVSFLETLTDVDDVRPLIAKRFGNKE; encoded by the exons ATGCCATCActaagaatgaagaagaagtcAAGTGTGTGTTGTCtgaaagaaaaatattcttTGCGTGTTTGTCAAAAATCGAGTACAATATCCAAAAGTTCTCATGTCAAAACTTCTCAGTTAACAGCTGAATCTGGTACTTGCTGTCAGAGCTGTCAGGAAG TTTTTGCTAGCAGTGAATCAAATATCCAGGATGCTGGAGCTGTTAAAGCAACCAACTCAGATGAGTGGGAATGTGGTGAAGACATCTTCAAGCATCTTGCCACTTCTTTGAGTGATTCTGATTTGATCGAGGGAATG AAACTACCTCCTGTGTCATGCTCCACAGACTTTGGGACAATTTTCTCTCCTACTTTCTGTCAAATTGATGTCCGAGATATACCAAACTCTTATGATGCTGCAG GAGTCGGTATTGATGCTGATCCATTTAATTTCAATACGACTGATGACAGTGATG GTTCGACGTTTGACGGGAGTTTTGTGTGTGATGATATTGCACTTGGTAATACGGAATCTAACATCTTTGATGCTACTCAACGACACATAATGTTGCCCTTTCTAAATGATCCCATGGAATTGAGCGAAATACTCAATCAGCGACCATCTGAAGAAGCTAAGGTGGACTGTGATGGTTCAAGTTTTTTGTTAGCTATTCATCAGATTCGTCCTGGTGAACAAGAAGCAGATCGTAATTGTGTTGACTCAGATGAGGAGCAATACTTAGATCCACACTGTTTTGATAGAAACTTGCCTGACTTGTCGGAGATCGTACCTAGTACTCGACCGACTATTTTGCCCAAGGAATCCCGGGAAAAGAAGCCCATAACTTTAGTACTTGATTTAGATG AAACCCTCGTCCACAGTACTTTGGAACATTGTGAGAATGCGGATTTTACTTTTAAAGTTTTCTGCAACATGAAAGAGCATACTGTATATGTTAAAGAAAGGCCTCATCTTCGAGCTTTCTTGAAGACAGTTGCAGAAATGTTTGAAATTGTTATTTTCACTGCCAGCCAAAGTATTTATGCAGAGCAACTTTTGGACATACTGGATCCTGATGGAAAGCTTATCTCTGGCCGAGCTTATCGTGAATCCTGCATTTTCTCTAATGGAAGCTATATTAAAGACTTGACAGTGTTGGGTCATGATCTTGCTAAAGTTCTGATAGTAGATAACTCTCCTCAG GTTTTCAGGTTACAAATCAATAATGGAATTCCAATCAAGAGCTGGTTTGATGACCCGTCAGACAATGAGCTAATGTCTTTGGTTTCATTTCTGGAGACCTTGACTGATGTTGATGATGTGCGCCCTCTTATTGCTAAGAGATTCGGTAACAAGGAATAG